GCAGTGGCGGCTCGCGCAGCTCGAGGGCACTCAGGATCTCGCGCTGGCGCGGCGTGGTCTCGGTGCGCTGGACGACGCGTCCTGCGGGTCCTGAGAACTCACCGAGATGCATGCGCTCGAGCTCGCGTCGGACGTTGCGCCACGTGTCGCCCGTTGCCCGCTCGATCACGCGGACCAACATGAGCGCCAAGAAGCACAAGGTCACGTGCGCTCGGATCCGGTCCTCCTTGCGGTGGTAGATCGGGCGCAGCTCGATCACCTGTTTCAGGTCCCGCCAGGACGCCTCGACTTCGAGGAGCGACTTGTAGAGCCGGGCCATGTCGGAGGCCGAGAGCGCGTCGTCGGTGCAGGACAGCAAGAACTTGCCGTCGAGGTGGGCTTCGGCCCGGACCTTTGCCTTGTCGATGACGAGGCGGCCGGACCTGCGGGTGAGGTAGCGCTTCAGCGTGGGATGGCAGAGGAGCTCACCTTCTGCGGCGAGCCGCGCGTCACCTTTCTTCTTCTCGATCGCTTGGAGCTCTTCTTCGAGGCGGGCGATCGCCTCGTCCCGGCGCTGGCGGTCGCGCTCGGCCTCGGCCGGGTCCTTGGCAACGACGAAGCGCCGGCGGGCCGGACCGTCGCCGACCACGACCTCTTTCACCTCGAGGCGATCGTCGATCGTCTTGAAGCGGCCGGGACGGGCGAGTGCCTCGTGGTTGGCGTTGCCCTGGCGAAGCTTCTCGCCGAGAAGCACGTGGCCGCCCCCACGCTGCAGGTAGGTGCGGTTCTCCTCGGAGCTGAACCCCCGGTCGCCGATCCAAAGCACCCGGTGGAGCTTCCAGGAGCCGAGCTCGTCGTGGACCTGGCGGATGACGACGGTGTCCGAGGCGTTGCCCGCAAAGCTCCAGCACCTGACGGGGATGCCGTCTTTGGTGACGGCCAGGCCGATCACGACCTGGGGCCGGTCGCCTCTGTGGTCCTTTGAGTGCCCGAAGCGGCGGAAGTCATCGGTGTCGTCGATCTCGAAGTAGGTGGAGGTCGTGTCGAAGAGGATCACGTCGACTTCTACGTTGAAGAGGTTGGCGACCGCAAAGAACACCTCGCGCTGGATCGCCTCTGTGGCGTCCAAGAGGAAGTCCATGGCGCGGTAGAAGACCTGGGGGTCGGTGCCGACGCCCGAGATGCCAGGCAGCGCCACGTCGCTTGCCGCCCACTCCAAGGCGGCGAGCTTCGAGGAGGGGGCGAGGGCCCGGTTACAGACGAGGCAGAACAAGAGGCGCTCGACCGATGCCGACAGCCGCCTGCCCGAGGCAGCCTTGGCGATGGCGCGGGGGATCTCGAGCTTGCGCCACAGCTCATCGAGCACGTAGGCGCCGCCGAAGGGCCGAGATGCGACGAACGACAGCTCACCCGACGCGCTCGCCTCGAGGGCGTCGGCGGGGTCCAAGAACCTCGAGATCGAGCGCACGAGCCGCTTGAGCGCCTCGCGGTCGAGCTCGTCTTCACGCCCGAAGGAGTAGACGACCTCGGCGCGTGCCTGCTGGCGGGTGGAGTCCCAGGTGTTGTGGGCGAGCTGGCAGTAGCGGACCACCGAACCGTCTCGGTTCCGGCGGGAGATCGTCCGCAGGTACATCACCTAGGATGATACCACATCATCCCTGACCAGACGCGGATCACTCGCGATATTGTGTGCCTAGGCACTTCGACCCTTCTGGCGGGCTCCCAACTCCCTGACCTGGGTGTTCAGCGCTCGGCGTGCCTAGAGACGGCCTGCAACTGTCGAACCCGGGCTGACGCTCGCCCGAGCGATCGCGTCGATCCGGCAATCCAGCACCGCGCGGTCTCATCGCCCTACGCTCGCGACGCTGGCGGTCGAGACGAGGATCGGAGGTCGCCGTGGTCCACGCGGGTTCTGCAGCGCTGGTCGGGGCCGTCGTGAACCTCAACACCCCGGGCACCTACCTGCACTGGTCCGTGCTTGTCATCTCCGTCGCGAACCTCGGGGTCATCGGCGCGATGCTCCTCATCTTCGCCGGCGCCCTGCTCGTGCGCTTCCCGCCGGGGCGCCAGGTCGAGCAGGTCGGCGACCCGGAAGGGCCCGAGCGAGCCGGTCGCTCGGGCGGGGACAGCGCGCCGTCGTGGACCGGCCGCCTCCGGCGGCTCGGGGTGCGCCTGCTCCCACCAGACAAGCTGCTCCCCGAGACGCAGCCCTCCTACGTCGCCTCCTGGATCTACGTCTTCGGCGTGGCGAGCCTCGCCGCCCTGGCGGTAGCGATCGTGTCGGGCCTGCTGATCGCGCTGGGCGGCGTCGACTGGTGGCACTCGAACCCGGGCGGGCACTTCTTCAACAGCCTGCACCTCTGGAGCGTCGAGCTCTTCATGGCCTTCATGGTCATCCACCTGTGGGGCAAGTTCTGGATGGCGGCCTGGCGCGGCCAGCGCGGGCGGACGTGGATGACCGGCGTCCTCGCCTTCCTCGCGTCGGTCGTGGAGTGCTTCACCGGCTACCTGTCCCAGCAGAACTTCGACTCGCAGTGGATCGCCACGAACGGCAAGGACGCCTTCAACGCTGCCGGCGTGGGTGGCTTCTGGAACGTGATGAACCTCGGCCAGATGCTCCTCTGGCACGTCGTCCTCATGCCGCTCGTCCTCGTCGGCCTCGTCGCCGTCCACATCCTCCTCGTCCGCTACCGGGGGGTCGTGCACCCGTTCCCCGCGCGCGCCGGGCGCGACGCGCTCGGTCAGCGCTCGGCCGAGGTGCGCCGGCCGACTCGACGCGAGCTCAGGGCCCACGACGCGGCATCCTGGCGCGGCCCGGTTCGCCGCTACGACCTCGTGAAGGAGGCCGTCGCCGCCACCGTCGTCGTCGTCCTCGCGGCCGTTGCTCTCGCCTCGCTGCTCTCCTCGCCGGACAAGCCCCAGATCACGCTGCGCCAGTGGGCGAGCGCAGACCCGGCCGACTTCGTGGCCACCGCCGCCTCCGAGCTCGCAGGTACCTCGTTCTCCGCGACGTACGGCCCGCCCTACAACAACGGCGATGGTGCCGTGCAGGGCCTCGGCATCTCCTGGCAGCGCCTCGCCGGCATCCTCGACCCGATCGACCCGCAGCAGATGTTCGTCCTCGACCCGCTGCGCGCCGTCGCCGGTCACGACCGGGCCCTGCGTCGCGCCCTCGCTGCCTGGGGTGCCGCCTCGCCCGCCCAGCAGCGGTCCTGGGCGCAGGCCTACGCGACAGCGGCTGCGAGGCGCGTCACCTTCGCGACCGGGGGCGCACCGGTCGTCGCGCCCGGCAGCTACGGGCCGGTGCCCGAGCTCATGGCGGCCGAGCTGACCCTCGCGCGCGACGGAGGCCTGGACGCCAGCCTCCTCGCTCGCCAGCCCTTCTACGGGACGAACTTCACGAAGCCGCTGCTCTGCCTCGCCGACGGCAGCTACTACGCCAACCAGGCGACCGCCGAGCACCTCCAGGGGAACCAGTGGGGCGTGATGAACGAGACGGGGAGCTACCCGGGCCAACCCTGGCTGTGGCTCTACCAGCTCTGGTACCACATCCCGGGGATCGACACCTCGGCCAACATCGACCTCATCGCCATCTACCTCACCGGCGCCGCGACCCTCCTGCTGCTCCTCGTACCCTTCATCCCGGGCCTGCGCGACCTCCCGCGCCTCGTGCCGATCCACCGCCTCGTCTGGCGCCACTACTACCGAGAGGCCGAGTCCCTCGGCGAACGCCGGCCGAGCTGAGCCCGCACCGGGCGAGCTAGCGGCGCCGACGTGCCGTGCCGTCGCGGCGCGCGAGGGCACGTGCCCCGGCGGCGAGCATCAGCACGAGGACGACGGCCCAAGCCGACAACCCGACGAAGAACCAGACCCTCGCCAGCGAGACCATGAACCCGAGCCTGGCGGCACGCCCGAGCGTGTAGGACGCCACCGTGTACATCCCGAGCGGGAAGACGACGCTCCACAGGCGCGGCTCGTACGTGCGGGGGTAGCCCTGCAGGAGGTAGCGCCACACCCCGAACAGCACGAGGAGCGGTATCCACCAGGTGCCGAAGGCCCACAGGACGGTCGAGAGCCCGACGAGAAAGGGGCGCAGCTCGCCGACGAAGGCCCCGCCCGGGACGTGCGCGTCGGCGAGGATCCCCGCCGCGGCGCGCACGCTGATGGCGGTCGCCCCCATCGCGATCCAGTACGCCGGGCCCATCTCCGCCGGCGTGATCTCGACGAGCAGGAGGCGGAGGAAGATCGCGCCGATGAGGAGGAGGTAGAGGACGGCGCCGACGCTCCAGAAGCAGACCGCGACCGCCGGAAGCGCGGCGCGCAGCGCGGCCGGGGGACCCCCGGGCGCGAGCGCGGCGGCCACGATGGCCACGGACTGGGTGGCGACGACCCAGACGAGCCAGGTGCCGTTCAGCTCGCCGAGGACGGGCCGTCGGGCGGCGACCACGATCGACCACGGCAGGCCGTAGGTGAGGCCGAGCCAGACGAGCGCGCCCGCGGCACCGAGGCCGAGGGCGACGAGGGGGTGCCCGCCGAGCGCGACGCGCGCCGCGAGCACGTTCGAGCCGGCGACCACGGTGAAGTAGGCCATCGCGGTCGTCGGGTCGAGGAGGCTGCGCCGCACCGACGCCCGAAACCAGACGAGGCGCGCGCCGTAGGCGAGGGTGAGGAGCACGAAGCCGGCGACCGTGACGCCGAGGACGACCTGCGAGAGAAGGGGGTACCCGAGGAGGTCGGCGCCGACGGAGACGATCCCGCTCGCCATGACGAACGCGAAGTAGCCGGGGTCGAGCGTGTCGAGCGCGCGCCGCACGGTGCCAGCACGCCCCGCGCCCGGCGCGGCCGGCGGCCGAGCAGGGGCGCTGCCGCCCTCGAGCCAGGCGAGGGGGTCGCCGGCGGTCACGTCCGGCCGTCGCTCAGTAGGGCACACCGATGCGCCGCCAGCGCCGGCCGCTCGTCCCCGGTTCGTTCGGGCGCGTCGCGACCCGGCTGCGGTAGACGACGTACGGCCGCCACAGGTACCAGACCGGGTAGCTCCACGCGTGCACGAGGCGGCTGAAGGGCCACACGGCGAGCACCGCCCAGGCGGCCGTGGCGTGCACCTGGTAGATGAGCGGGGCGCGGGCCACCGCGCGCACGTCGGGGTTGCCGACGAACAGTCCCCGGAACCACAGCGACACGCTCTCGCGGTAGTCGTAGCCGCTCCCGAGCAGCCCCACGCCGACGGTCTCGGCGATCCCGAGCACGATGACGATGGCGAGCAGGACGAGCGCCACCCAGTCGACGGCGGACGTCGTCGCGCGGACACGGGCGACGAAGAGGCGGCGCCCCGCGAGGATCGCGACGCCCGCGATCACGCCGGCAGCCGCGACGGTGCCCGCCGAGGCGGCGAACCAGCGGTAGGCCGCCTCGGGGATCCCGATGGCGCGCGTGAAACGCTCGGGCACGAGGATGCCGATGACGTGGCCGCCGATGGCGGCGAACGTCGCGTAGTGGAACAACGGGGAGCCCCACTTCAGCAGGCGCCGCTCCTGGAGCTGGGTGGACCGGCTCGTCCAGCCGAACTGGTCGTAGCGGTAGCGCCAGACGTGGCCGATCACGAAGGTGGCGAGCGCGACGTACGGCAGGATCACCCACCAGAACAGCTGGAAGCCGGTGACGCCGGCGAGTCCGCTCACGTCGCCGCGGCGCACGCCCGACCGCGTCCGACCGCCGGCGCGGCCCTGGCGCCGTCGCCACCTGCCCTCGCCCCCCGCCGGCGCCCGAGCGGCCCGAGTCGGCGCCGCGGACGCAGAACCTCCAGCAGCCCCTCGAGCGCGGCGGCGTACGGGCCCGAGGGGCCGAGGTCCTCGCTCAGCGCCTCGAGCGCGCTGCGGTGCTCGGCGAGGAGGGTGGCGCCAACTGGCGACACGGCCGCCAGCTCGAGCAGCGCCGGGAGGAAGTCGGGCAGTTCGCCCGGCGCGAGCGCGAGGCCGAGCGACCGGTAGGTGCCGGCCATCTCGGCGAGGGCGGCCCCCCGCTCGCGCCCCTCGCCGTAGCGGTAGGAGGTGAGGTGGAGCGAGCGTCGTCGCAGGTCGAAGGTGTCGACGTAGTCGGCCTGCGCCTCGAGGAGGGAGCGGAGGGCGAGCGCCTCGCAGGCAGCGGCGAGCCGGGCGCGCGCCCGCGAGCCCGGGAGGCGGCCGAGGGCGCCTCGCACCGCCCCGAGGTCCTCGGCGTAGCCCTCCTCCGGGTAGCTGAGGAGCACCGAGGCGCAGCCGAACAGGACCGCCGCCTCCCGGCGCCTCACGCCGGCGCCTCCGGCTCCGGCGAATCGGGCAGCACCCGCAGGTGGAGGCGCCGGACCTCGTCGCGGCCGAGGGCCTCGGCCGGATCGGCGGGGTCGCGCACGAGGATCTGGCTCGGCGTGGCCGCGACGCGAGGGTCCTCGTCAGCGCCGAGCGCGCAGCCGGAGAGGGCGTGCTGAGCGAGCAGACGCCCGCCCTCCTCGGCGTGCGCGGGGGCACGACGTAGCGGTCCTCGTAGCGGGCGATGGCGAGCAGGCGGAAGAGGTCCTCCGCATCCGCGTCGCTCATGCCCACGGCGTCGAGATCGACAGCCGGCGGACGCCCGAGCTGGCGCGCCCGCATGAGGGCGCGCACGGCCGCGAGGCGTCGCAGCGCGTCGCGCACCGGTCCGACCCGCCCGGCGCTGAGCAGGCTGGCGAGGTACTCGAGCGGGATGCGCAAGGCGTCGATGGCGGCGAAGACCGCCGTCGGGTCTCGCCCGTCGTCGCCGCGGTCGGCGGCGACGTCGACGACCGGCGAGAGCGGCGGCACGTACCACACCATCGGCAGCGTCCGGAACTCCGGGTGCAGCGGCAGCGCGACCCGGTGGCGGGCGATCAGCGCGTAGGCAGGCGAGCGGCGGGCGGCCGCAACCCAGTCGTGCGGGATCCCCTGACGCTCCGCCTCGGCGGCGACGGCGGGGTCAGCCGGATCGAGGAAGAGCGCGAGCTGCGCCTCGTAGAGGTCGGCCGGGTCGGGGCTCGCGGCAGCGGCGGTCACGGCATCGGCGTCGTAGAGGACGAGCCCGAGGTAGCGCAGCCGACCGACGCAGGTCTCCGAGCAGATCGTGGGAAGTCCGGCCTCGACGCGGGGGAAGCAGAAGGTGCACTTCTCCGCCTTGCCGGTGCGGTGGTTGAAGTACACCTTCTTGTACGGGCACCCCGAGACGCAGAAGCGCCACCCTCGGCAGCGGTCCTGGTCGACGAGGACGATGCCGTCCTCGGACCGCTTGTACATCGCGCCCGACGGGCACGAGGCGACGCAGGAGGGGTTGAGGCAGTGCTCGCAGATGCGCGGCAGGTAGAACATGAACACCGACTCGAAGTCGAGCCGGACGCGCTCGCCGAGGGCAGCGAGGTTCGGGTCGTCGCGCGCGCGCTCGGGCGCCCCGGCGAGGTCGTCCTCCCAGTTCGCGCCCCAGCGCGGGGTCATCTCGAGGCCGGTCAGCGCCGACCGGGCCGAGACCGACGGTGCCTTCGTCCCCGCGGGGGCCTCGATCAGGCGCGCGTAGTCGTAGGTGAACGGGTCGTGGAAGTCCTCGATCGTCGGCAGGTCCGGGTTGTAGAAGATCGTCGCGAGCCGCCGCAGGCGCCCGCCGGCACGCAGGCGCAGCCGCCCCCTTCGGTCGAGCTCCCACCCGCCCTTCCAGCGCTGCTGGTCCTCGTAGTGCCTCGGGTAGCCGACGCCCGGCTTCGTCTCGACGTTGTTGAAGTAGACGTACTCGGTCCCCGGCCGGTTCGTCCACGTCTGCTTGCAGGTCACCGTGCAGGTGTGGCACCCGATGCACTTGTCGAGGTTCATCACCATGCACACCTGCGCCATCACCCGCACGCCGGCCTCCCGATCAGAACGCCACGTCCTGCGAGCGGCGCCGGATGACGGCGAGCTCGTCCCGCTGCGAGCCGGTCGGCCCGTAGTAGTTGAAGCCGTAGGAGAGCTGGGCGTAGCCGCCGATGAGGTGCGTCGGCTTCATGACGACGCGCGTCAGCGAGTTGTCGGTGCCGCCGTGCAGCCCGGACAGCTCGGAGAGGGGCATCTCGAGGTGGCGATCCACGGCGTGGTACATGAGCACGGTCCCCGGCGGGACGCGATGGCTGACCGCGGCGCGCGCCACCGTGACGCCGTTGCGGTTGTACGCCTCGACCCAGTCGTTGTCGGCGACCCCGAGGCGGCGCGCGTCGAGGTCGTTCACCCAGATGACCGGCCCGCCGCGGAACAGGTTCAGCATGTGCAGGTTGTCCTGGTACTCGGAGTGGATCGACCACTTCGAGTGCGGGGTGAGGAAGCGCGCGACGAGCTGCGGGCCGGTCCCCGGCCGCCGCTGGTCGCCGAAGGCGGCGACGAGGTCGAGCGGCGGGCGGTAGGTGGGGAGCATCTCCCCGAGCTCGGCCACCCAGTCGTGGTCGAGGAAGAGGTGCTGGCGCCCCGTGAGGGTGTGCCAGGGCTTCAGCCGCTCGACGTTCACGGTGAACGGGGCGTAGCGGCGCTGGGACGACTCTGCGCCGGACCACTCCGGCGAGCAGATGACCGAGCGCGGCTGGGCGATCGTGTCGGCGAAGGTGATGCGATCGCCGGCGCGCTCGTGCGCGAGGTCGGCGAGCCGCACACCCGTGCGCGCCTCGAGCGCCTCGAAGCCGGCGACCGCGAGCCGCCCGTTCGTCGTCCCCGAGAGCGCGAGGATCGCCTCGCAGAACAGGATCGCCCGGTCGAGACGAGGACGACCGTGCGCGACGCCGCCGCGCACCGTCCCGTTCCGGCTGCGCAGGTACTCGACCTCGGCTCCGACGGGGAAGACGACCCCCTTCGTCGTCGCGCCGAGCTCGTCGACGAGCGGTCCGAGCGCGCCGAAGCGCTCGGCGAGGCCCGGGTAGTCCCGCTCGACGACGACGAGGCGGGGCATCGTCCGGCCGGGCACGGGCGGGCACTCCCCTGCCTGCCAGTCGAGCGCCCGCCCGCCCGGCTGGGCGCACTCGTCGGGGGTGTCGTGCAGGAGCGGCACGGCGACGAGGTCCCGGCGCACGCCGAGCCGCCCGGCCGCGAGCCGGGAGAAGGCCGCGGCGAGGTCCTGGAAGATCTCGAAGTCCGGGCGCGCCTCCCAGGGGGGCGCGATCGCGGGGTTGAACGAGTGCACGAACGGGTGCATGTCGGTCGAGGAGAGGTCGTGCTTCTCGTACCAGGTCGCCGCCGGCAGCACCACGTCGGCGTAGATGCCCGTCGAGGTCATGCGGAAGTCGATGTCGACGAGGAGGTCGAGCTTGCCCTCGGGCGCCGACTCGCGCCACGCGACCTCCCTCGGGCGCGCCTCGGGCGGACACGGAGAGGCCGCGACGGCATGGTCGGCCCCGAGGAGGTGCCTGAGGAAGTACTCGTGGCCCTTGCCCGAGGAGCCGAGGAGGTTCGAGCGCCAGACCGTGAGGACCCGCGGGAAGTTCGCCGGGTCATCGGGGTCGGCGGCCGCGAAGCGGAGCCGCCCGGCGGCGAGCTCCCCGACGACGAAGTCGTCGCAGCTGCGCCCCGAGGCGACGGCCTCGTCGGCGAGGTCGAGCGGGTTGCGATCGAACGTCGGGTGGGAGGCGAGCCAGCCGCAGCGCGCCGCGTAGAGGTTGCAGTCCGCGACGGAGCGTCCGGCGAGGCGCCCGACGCCGAGGGGCGTGGCGAGCTCGTCGGCCCGGGCCGCCTCGTAGCGCCACTGGTCCGTGGCGAGGTACCAGAACGGGGTGGCCGGCATGTGCCGGGTCGGCCGCACCCAGTCCGCGGCGAAGGCGAGGGTCGACCACCCCGTCAGTGGGCGCACCTTCTCCTGCCCCACGTAGTGGGCCCAGCCCCCGCCGTTCACCCCCTCGCACCCGGTGAGCAGGAGGAGAGCGAGGAAGGTGCGGTAGATCTGGTCCGAGTGGTACCAGTGGTTGGTCCCCGCGCCCATGGCGATCATCGAGCGACCGCCTGAGGCCTCGGCGTTGGCGGCGAACTCGCGAGCGACGCGCACGGCCGCGGCGGCCGGCACCGAGGTGATCGCCTCCTGCCAGGCTGGCGTGTAGGGTGCGCCGGCGTCGTCGTAGGACGACGGCCACTCGCCCGGGAGCCCCGGGCGCGCCACGCCGTAGTGGGCCATCACGAGGTCGAACACGGTCGTGACGAGACGGCCGCCGAGGCGGACCGCCGGGACGCCGCGCCGCACAGTCGAGCCCCCCTGACCCTCCCCGACGTCGAAGCGCGGGAGGTCGACGGGGAGCGCCTCGGCGCCAGGCCGCCCGTAGAGGCTGAGCGCCGGGCGGATCTCCCCGAGGTCGAGGTTCCAGCGGCCGGCCCCCGACTCGCTCCAGCGGAAGCCGACCGATCCATTCGGCACGGCCGGCTCGCCCGTCGCCTCGTCGAGCACGACCGTCTTCCACTCGGCCAGCTCGACACGCTCGCCGAGGTCGGCGGCGGTGAGGAAGTGGTCGGGCACGTACGCGTCGGCGCGCTCGCGCAGCGAGACGAGGAAGGGCAGGTCGGTGTAGCGCGCTGCGTAGGCGGCGAAGGGCGGGTCGGGTCGGTCCCGGTAGAACTCGGTCAGGATGACGTGGCCCATCGCCATCGCCAGGGCGGCGTCGGTGCCCGGCGCCGCGGCGAGCCACTCGTCCGCGAACTTCGTGTGGTCGGAGTAGTCGGGCGAGACGACGACGACCTTCTGGCCCCGGTAGCGGGCCTCCGCCATGAAGTGCGCGTCGGGGGTGCGCGTGATCGGCAGGTTCGTGCCCCACACGATGAGGTAGGAGGCGTTCCACCAGTCGGCCGACTCCGGCACGTCGGTCTGGTCGCCGAAGGTCTGCGGCGAGGCCACCGGCAGGTCGGCGTACCAGTCGTAGAAGGAGAGGACCACGCCGCCGAGCAGGGAGTAGAAGCGCGTGCCGGCCGCGTAGGAGGCCATCGACATCGCCGGGATGACGGTGAACCCGGCCGTACGGTCCGGGCCGTAGGTGGCGACCGTGTGCACGTGCGCCGCGGCGACGAGCTCGAGCACCTCCGGCCACGGCGCGCGCACGAACCCGCCGCGGCCGCGCGCGGACTTGTACGCACGGGCGCGCTCGGGGTCGCCGCTCACCTCCGCCCACGCCGCCACCGGGTCGCCGAGGCGCTCGCGGGCGGCGCGCCACGCCTCGAGGAGCACGCCCCGCACGTAGGGGTAGCGCACCCGCGCCGGCGAGTACGTGTACCAGGAGAACGACGCCCCCCGCGGGCAGCCGCGCGGCTCGTACTCGGGCGAGTCCGGCCCCACCGACGGGTAGTCGACCGCCTGGGTCTCCCAGGTGATGATCCCGTCCTTGACGAAGACCTGCCACGAGCACGAGCCGGTGCAGTTCACGCCGTGGGTCGAGCGCACGACCTTGTCGTGGCGCCAGCGCTCCCGGTAGAAATCCTCGGCGCGCCGCCCGCCACGGCGGTGCAGCTCACGCGTGTCGGGCGACGGCACGCCCGGCTGGAGGTAGCGGGCCGCCCGCACGAGGCCGCTGCCGGCGAGGAGCTCGGCCCCGCCGGCGCGCGCTGCGCTCACGTCGCCGTCTCGGTCAAGCCCGCTGCCTCGCTTCCGGGCGCATCGCTCGTTCTGGGCAGCATCGCAGCCCGGTCGTGTGCCGTCAAGGACGCGACGCATCGCCCCACGAGGTGGTGCAGCGGCGGCCGGGCAGCCGCTGGTCGTCGATGTTTTTCTGCTCTATGCTAGAAATAGTTCTGCACGAGGAGGCGCGCCGTGACCGTGTCGGAGACCGAGAGCTTCCAGGCGATGCTCGCCCACCACCGAGAGCTCGAGGAGGGCGTCGCGCGTCGAGTCGCGGCCGTGCGCGACGCGCACCGCTCGGGCGAGGGCGCGCCCGGCGCGACCCGCGAGCTCGTCGCCTTCCTCGCCGGGACGGTCCTGCCGCACGCGGCGGCCGAGGAGCGCTCCGTCTACGCCGCTGCCGCGGCCCGTGCGGAGCTCGCCGCGACTATCGAGGAGATGACCGGCGAGCACGAGGCGCTCGCCGCTTCGGTGGCCCGCCTCGCCGGCCTCGCCTCGAGCGATGCCACGCCGC
The nucleotide sequence above comes from Acidimicrobiales bacterium. Encoded proteins:
- a CDS encoding IS1634 family transposase translates to MYLRTISRRNRDGSVVRYCQLAHNTWDSTRQQARAEVVYSFGREDELDREALKRLVRSISRFLDPADALEASASGELSFVASRPFGGAYVLDELWRKLEIPRAIAKAASGRRLSASVERLLFCLVCNRALAPSSKLAALEWAASDVALPGISGVGTDPQVFYRAMDFLLDATEAIQREVFFAVANLFNVEVDVILFDTTSTYFEIDDTDDFRRFGHSKDHRGDRPQVVIGLAVTKDGIPVRCWSFAGNASDTVVIRQVHDELGSWKLHRVLWIGDRGFSSEENRTYLQRGGGHVLLGEKLRQGNANHEALARPGRFKTIDDRLEVKEVVVGDGPARRRFVVAKDPAEAERDRQRRDEAIARLEEELQAIEKKKGDARLAAEGELLCHPTLKRYLTRRSGRLVIDKAKVRAEAHLDGKFLLSCTDDALSASDMARLYKSLLEVEASWRDLKQVIELRPIYHRKEDRIRAHVTLCFLALMLVRVIERATGDTWRNVRRELERMHLGEFSGPAGRVVQRTETTPRQREILSALELREPPLLVEHETAPRPRRRTAGPA
- a CDS encoding cytochrome b N-terminal domain-containing protein, encoding MVHAGSAALVGAVVNLNTPGTYLHWSVLVISVANLGVIGAMLLIFAGALLVRFPPGRQVEQVGDPEGPERAGRSGGDSAPSWTGRLRRLGVRLLPPDKLLPETQPSYVASWIYVFGVASLAALAVAIVSGLLIALGGVDWWHSNPGGHFFNSLHLWSVELFMAFMVIHLWGKFWMAAWRGQRGRTWMTGVLAFLASVVECFTGYLSQQNFDSQWIATNGKDAFNAAGVGGFWNVMNLGQMLLWHVVLMPLVLVGLVAVHILLVRYRGVVHPFPARAGRDALGQRSAEVRRPTRRELRAHDAASWRGPVRRYDLVKEAVAATVVVVLAAVALASLLSSPDKPQITLRQWASADPADFVATAASELAGTSFSATYGPPYNNGDGAVQGLGISWQRLAGILDPIDPQQMFVLDPLRAVAGHDRALRRALAAWGAASPAQQRSWAQAYATAAARRVTFATGGAPVVAPGSYGPVPELMAAELTLARDGGLDASLLARQPFYGTNFTKPLLCLADGSYYANQATAEHLQGNQWGVMNETGSYPGQPWLWLYQLWYHIPGIDTSANIDLIAIYLTGAATLLLLLVPFIPGLRDLPRLVPIHRLVWRHYYREAESLGERRPS
- a CDS encoding tellurite resistance/C4-dicarboxylate transporter family protein, whose protein sequence is MTAGDPLAWLEGGSAPARPPAAPGAGRAGTVRRALDTLDPGYFAFVMASGIVSVGADLLGYPLLSQVVLGVTVAGFVLLTLAYGARLVWFRASVRRSLLDPTTAMAYFTVVAGSNVLAARVALGGHPLVALGLGAAGALVWLGLTYGLPWSIVVAARRPVLGELNGTWLVWVVATQSVAIVAAALAPGGPPAALRAALPAVAVCFWSVGAVLYLLLIGAIFLRLLLVEITPAEMGPAYWIAMGATAISVRAAAGILADAHVPGGAFVGELRPFLVGLSTVLWAFGTWWIPLLVLFGVWRYLLQGYPRTYEPRLWSVVFPLGMYTVASYTLGRAARLGFMVSLARVWFFVGLSAWAVVLVLMLAAGARALARRDGTARRRR
- the narH gene encoding nitrate reductase subunit beta; the encoded protein is MAQVCMVMNLDKCIGCHTCTVTCKQTWTNRPGTEYVYFNNVETKPGVGYPRHYEDQQRWKGGWELDRRGRLRLRAGGRLRRLATIFYNPDLPTIEDFHDPFTYDYARLIEAPAGTKAPSVSARSALTGLEMTPRWGANWEDDLAGAPERARDDPNLAALGERVRLDFESVFMFYLPRICEHCLNPSCVASCPSGAMYKRSEDGIVLVDQDRCRGWRFCVSGCPYKKVYFNHRTGKAEKCTFCFPRVEAGLPTICSETCVGRLRYLGLVLYDADAVTAAAASPDPADLYEAQLALFLDPADPAVAAEAERQGIPHDWVAAARRSPAYALIARHRVALPLHPEFRTLPMVWYVPPLSPVVDVAADRGDDGRDPTAVFAAIDALRIPLEYLASLLSAGRVGPVRDALRRLAAVRALMRARQLGRPPAVDLDAVGMSDADAEDLFRLLAIARYEDRYVVPPRTPRRAGVCSLSTPSPAARSALTRTLASRPRRARSSCATPPIRPRPSAATRSGASTCGCCPIRRSRRRRREAPGGGGPVRLRLGAPQLPGGGLRRGPRGGARRPRPPPGLAGARPARRCLRGARPPLPPRGAGRLRRHLRPATTLAPPHLLPLRRGARAGGRPRRDGRHLPVARPRARAGRTARLPPGAARAGGRVASWRHPPRRAPQRARGAERGPRPLGPVRRRARGAAGGSASAAPTRAARAPAGGEGRWRRRQGRAGGRTRSGVRRGDVSGLAGVTGFQLFWWVILPYVALATFVIGHVWRYRYDQFGWTSRSTQLQERRLLKWGSPLFHYATFAAIGGHVIGILVPERFTRAIGIPEAAYRWFAASAGTVAAAGVIAGVAILAGRRLFVARVRATTSAVDWVALVLLAIVIVLGIAETVGVGLLGSGYDYRESVSLWFRGLFVGNPDVRAVARAPLIYQVHATAAWAVLAVWPFSRLVHAWSYPVWYLWRPYVVYRSRVATRPNEPGTSGRRWRRIGVPY